The Mus musculus strain C57BL/6J chromosome 2, GRCm38.p6 C57BL/6J genome has a window encoding:
- the Ttll9 gene encoding probable tubulin polyglutamylase TTLL9 isoform X8, translated as MNTLMDVLRHRPGWVEVKDEGEWDFYWCDVSWLRENFDHTYMDEHVRISHFRNHYEVARSQGKGIFLFRRLKDIMDWRKGTSGKKPTGVETQPARANMNPSGSHDTRSSDDQKDDLPVENYVAQRYVENPYLIGGRKFDLRVYVLVMSYIPLRAWLYRDGFARFSNTRFTLNSIDDHYVHLTNVAVQKTSPDYHLKKGCKWMLQRFRQYLASKHGPKAVETLFSDMDNIFIKSLQSVQKVIISDKHCFELYGYDILIDQDLKPWLLEVNASPSLTASSQEDYELKTCLLEDTLHVVDMEARLTGKEKRVGGFDLMWNDGPVSREDGPSDLSGMGNFVTNTHLGCVNDRKEQLRQLFRSLQAQRKAPS; from the exons ATGAACACACTCATGGATGTTCTGCGCCACAGGCCCGGATGGGTGGAAGTCAAAGA TGAAGGCGAATGGGATTTCTATTGGTGTGATGTCAGCTGGCTGCGGGAGAACTTTGACCACACCTACATGGATGAGCACGTGCGCATAAGCCACTTCCGGAACCACTACGAG GTCGCCCGATCTCAGGGGAAGGGCATATTTCTCTTCCGGAGACTGAAAGACATCATGGACTGGAGGAAG GGCACTTCGGGGAAGAAACCCACCGGTGTGGAGACGCAGCCTGCTCGAGCCAACATGAACCCCTCAGGCAGCCAT GACACAAGGAGTTCTGATGACCAGAAAGATGACCTCCCGGTGGAGAACTACGTGGCTCAGCGTTACGTGGAAAACCCCTACTTAATAGGAG GCCGCAAGTTTGACCTGCGCGTCTACGTGCTGGTGATGTCG TACATCCCTCTGCGGGCATGGCTGTACCGTGATGGCTTTGCCAGGTTCTCCAACACCCGATTCACACTGAATAGCATCGATGACCACT ATGTTCACCTCACCAATGTTGCTGTGCAGAAGACATCGCCTGACTACCACCTAAAAAAG GGTTGCAAGTGGATGCTTCAGCGCTTCAGGCAGTACCTGGCTTCCAAGCATGGTCCTAAGGCCGTGGAGACACTCTTCAGTGACATGGACAATATCTTCATCAAGAGCCTGCAGAGCGTGCAGAAGGTGATCATCAGTGATAAGCACTGCTTTGAGCTCTATGGCTATGACATCCTCATTGACCAGGACCTCAAGCC GTGGCTCCTAGAAGTCAATGCCTCTCCTTCCCTGACGGCCAGCAGCCAGGAGGACTATGAACTCAAGACCTGTCTGCTGGAGGATACCCTGCACGTGGTGGACATGGAGGCCAG GCTcacaggaaaggagaagagagtcgGGGGCTTCGATCTCATGTGGAATGATGGCCCTGTCAGCCGAGAGGATGGGCCTTCTGACCTATCAGGGATGGGGAACTTTGTGACCAACACTCACCTAG GCTGCGTCAATGACCGGAAGGAGCAGCTCAGGCAGCTGTTCCGATCCCTTCAAGCGCAGAGGAAAGCCCCTAGCTGA
- the Ttll9 gene encoding probable tubulin polyglutamylase TTLL9 isoform X5, which translates to MNTLMDVLRHRPGWVEVKDEGEWDFYWCDVSWLRENFDHTYMDEHVRISHFRNHYELTRKNYMVKNLKRFRKYLERESGKTEAAKCDFFPKTFEMPCEYHLFVEEFRKNPGITWIMKPVARSQGKGIFLFRRLKDIMDWRKGTSGKKPTGVETQPARANMNPSGSHDTRSSDDQKDDLPVENYVAQRYVENPYLIGGRKFDLRVYVLVMSYIPLRAWLYRDGFARFSNTRFTLNSIDDHYVHLTNVAVQKTSPDYHLKKGCKWMLQRFRQYLASKHGPKAVETLFSDMDNIFIKSLQSVQKVIISDKHCFELYGYDILIDQDLKPWLLEVNASPSLTASSQEDYELKTCLLEDTLHVVDMEARLTGKEKRVGGFDLMWNDGPVSREDGPSDLSGMGNFVTNTHLGCVNDRKEQLRQLFRSLQAQRKAPS; encoded by the exons ATGAACACACTCATGGATGTTCTGCGCCACAGGCCCGGATGGGTGGAAGTCAAAGA TGAAGGCGAATGGGATTTCTATTGGTGTGATGTCAGCTGGCTGCGGGAGAACTTTGACCACACCTACATGGATGAGCACGTGCGCATAAGCCACTTCCGGAACCACTACGAG CTTACCAGGAAAAACTACATGGTAAAGAACCTGAAGCGCTTCCGGAAGTACCTGGAGCGTGAGTCAGGAAAGACGGAGGCAGCCAAGTGTGACTTCTTCCCCAAAACCTTTGAGATGCCCTGTGAGTACCATCTGTTTGTGGAGGAGTTTCGCAAGAACCCCGGGATCACCTGGATCATGAAGCCT GTCGCCCGATCTCAGGGGAAGGGCATATTTCTCTTCCGGAGACTGAAAGACATCATGGACTGGAGGAAG GGCACTTCGGGGAAGAAACCCACCGGTGTGGAGACGCAGCCTGCTCGAGCCAACATGAACCCCTCAGGCAGCCAT GACACAAGGAGTTCTGATGACCAGAAAGATGACCTCCCGGTGGAGAACTACGTGGCTCAGCGTTACGTGGAAAACCCCTACTTAATAGGAG GCCGCAAGTTTGACCTGCGCGTCTACGTGCTGGTGATGTCG TACATCCCTCTGCGGGCATGGCTGTACCGTGATGGCTTTGCCAGGTTCTCCAACACCCGATTCACACTGAATAGCATCGATGACCACT ATGTTCACCTCACCAATGTTGCTGTGCAGAAGACATCGCCTGACTACCACCTAAAAAAG GGTTGCAAGTGGATGCTTCAGCGCTTCAGGCAGTACCTGGCTTCCAAGCATGGTCCTAAGGCCGTGGAGACACTCTTCAGTGACATGGACAATATCTTCATCAAGAGCCTGCAGAGCGTGCAGAAGGTGATCATCAGTGATAAGCACTGCTTTGAGCTCTATGGCTATGACATCCTCATTGACCAGGACCTCAAGCC GTGGCTCCTAGAAGTCAATGCCTCTCCTTCCCTGACGGCCAGCAGCCAGGAGGACTATGAACTCAAGACCTGTCTGCTGGAGGATACCCTGCACGTGGTGGACATGGAGGCCAG GCTcacaggaaaggagaagagagtcgGGGGCTTCGATCTCATGTGGAATGATGGCCCTGTCAGCCGAGAGGATGGGCCTTCTGACCTATCAGGGATGGGGAACTTTGTGACCAACACTCACCTAG GCTGCGTCAATGACCGGAAGGAGCAGCTCAGGCAGCTGTTCCGATCCCTTCAAGCGCAGAGGAAAGCCCCTAGCTGA
- the Ttll9 gene encoding probable tubulin polyglutamylase TTLL9 isoform 5 (isoform 5 is encoded by transcript variant 5): MVKNLKRFRKYLERESGKTEAAKCDFFPKTFEMPCEYHLFVEEFRKNPGITWIMKPVARSQGKGIFLFRRLKDIMDWRKGTSGKKPTGVETQPARANMNPSGSHDTRSSDDQKDDLPVENYVAQRYVENPYLIGGRKFDLRVYVLVMSYIPLRAWLYRDGFARFSNTRFTLNSIDDHYVHLTNVAVQKTSPDYHLKKGCKWMLQRFRQYLASKHGPKAVETLFSDMDNIFIKSLQSVQKVIISDKHCFELYGYDILIDQDLKPWLLEVNASPSLTASSQEDYELKTCLLEDTLHVVDMEARLTGKEKRVGGFDLMWNDGPVSREDGPSDLSGMGNFVTNTHLGTLSQTGSEWERNIIGSGGGLGPLGRAV; encoded by the exons ATGGTAAAGAACCTGAAGCGCTTCCGGAAGTACCTGGAGCGTGAGTCAGGAAAGACGGAGGCAGCCAAGTGTGACTTCTTCCCCAAAACCTTTGAGATGCCCTGTGAGTACCATCTGTTTGTGGAGGAGTTTCGCAAGAACCCCGGGATCACCTGGATCATGAAGCCT GTCGCCCGATCTCAGGGGAAGGGCATATTTCTCTTCCGGAGACTGAAAGACATCATGGACTGGAGGAAG GGCACTTCGGGGAAGAAACCCACCGGTGTGGAGACGCAGCCTGCTCGAGCCAACATGAACCCCTCAGGCAGCCAT GACACAAGGAGTTCTGATGACCAGAAAGATGACCTCCCGGTGGAGAACTACGTGGCTCAGCGTTACGTGGAAAACCCCTACTTAATAGGAG GCCGCAAGTTTGACCTGCGCGTCTACGTGCTGGTGATGTCG TACATCCCTCTGCGGGCATGGCTGTACCGTGATGGCTTTGCCAGGTTCTCCAACACCCGATTCACACTGAATAGCATCGATGACCACT ATGTTCACCTCACCAATGTTGCTGTGCAGAAGACATCGCCTGACTACCACCTAAAAAAG GGTTGCAAGTGGATGCTTCAGCGCTTCAGGCAGTACCTGGCTTCCAAGCATGGTCCTAAGGCCGTGGAGACACTCTTCAGTGACATGGACAATATCTTCATCAAGAGCCTGCAGAGCGTGCAGAAGGTGATCATCAGTGATAAGCACTGCTTTGAGCTCTATGGCTATGACATCCTCATTGACCAGGACCTCAAGCC GTGGCTCCTAGAAGTCAATGCCTCTCCTTCCCTGACGGCCAGCAGCCAGGAGGACTATGAACTCAAGACCTGTCTGCTGGAGGATACCCTGCACGTGGTGGACATGGAGGCCAG GCTcacaggaaaggagaagagagtcgGGGGCTTCGATCTCATGTGGAATGATGGCCCTGTCAGCCGAGAGGATGGGCCTTCTGACCTATCAGGGATGGGGAACTTTGTGACCAACACTCACCTAGGTACGTTGAGCCAGACAGGAAGTGAGTGGGAGAGAAACATCATAGGAAGTGGAGGGGGGCTGGGGCCGCTTGGCAGAGCAGTGTGA
- the Ttll9 gene encoding probable tubulin polyglutamylase TTLL9 isoform X7, which yields MVKNLKRFRKYLERESGKTEAAKCDFFPKTFEMPCEYHLFVEEFRKNPGITWIMKPVARSQGKGIFLFRRLKDIMDWRKGTSGKKPTGVETQPARANMNPSGSHDTRSSDDQKDDLPVENYVAQRYVENPYLIGGRKFDLRVYVLVMSYIPLRAWLYRDGFARFSNTRFTLNSIDDHYVHLTNVAVQKTSPDYHLKKGCKWMLQRFRQYLASKHGPKAVETLFSDMDNIFIKSLQSVQKVIISDKHCFELYGYDILIDQDLKPWLLEVNASPSLTASSQEDYELKTCLLEDTLHVVDMEARLTGKEKRVGGFDLMWNDGPVSREDGPSDLSGMGNFVTNTHLGCVNDRKEQLRQLFRSLQAQRKAPS from the exons ATGGTAAAGAACCTGAAGCGCTTCCGGAAGTACCTGGAGCGTGAGTCAGGAAAGACGGAGGCAGCCAAGTGTGACTTCTTCCCCAAAACCTTTGAGATGCCCTGTGAGTACCATCTGTTTGTGGAGGAGTTTCGCAAGAACCCCGGGATCACCTGGATCATGAAGCCT GTCGCCCGATCTCAGGGGAAGGGCATATTTCTCTTCCGGAGACTGAAAGACATCATGGACTGGAGGAAG GGCACTTCGGGGAAGAAACCCACCGGTGTGGAGACGCAGCCTGCTCGAGCCAACATGAACCCCTCAGGCAGCCAT GACACAAGGAGTTCTGATGACCAGAAAGATGACCTCCCGGTGGAGAACTACGTGGCTCAGCGTTACGTGGAAAACCCCTACTTAATAGGAG GCCGCAAGTTTGACCTGCGCGTCTACGTGCTGGTGATGTCG TACATCCCTCTGCGGGCATGGCTGTACCGTGATGGCTTTGCCAGGTTCTCCAACACCCGATTCACACTGAATAGCATCGATGACCACT ATGTTCACCTCACCAATGTTGCTGTGCAGAAGACATCGCCTGACTACCACCTAAAAAAG GGTTGCAAGTGGATGCTTCAGCGCTTCAGGCAGTACCTGGCTTCCAAGCATGGTCCTAAGGCCGTGGAGACACTCTTCAGTGACATGGACAATATCTTCATCAAGAGCCTGCAGAGCGTGCAGAAGGTGATCATCAGTGATAAGCACTGCTTTGAGCTCTATGGCTATGACATCCTCATTGACCAGGACCTCAAGCC GTGGCTCCTAGAAGTCAATGCCTCTCCTTCCCTGACGGCCAGCAGCCAGGAGGACTATGAACTCAAGACCTGTCTGCTGGAGGATACCCTGCACGTGGTGGACATGGAGGCCAG GCTcacaggaaaggagaagagagtcgGGGGCTTCGATCTCATGTGGAATGATGGCCCTGTCAGCCGAGAGGATGGGCCTTCTGACCTATCAGGGATGGGGAACTTTGTGACCAACACTCACCTAG GCTGCGTCAATGACCGGAAGGAGCAGCTCAGGCAGCTGTTCCGATCCCTTCAAGCGCAGAGGAAAGCCCCTAGCTGA